In Thermodesulfitimonas autotrophica, the following proteins share a genomic window:
- the hemA gene encoding glutamyl-tRNA reductase, giving the protein MFTIVIGLNHRTAPVEVRERLSFSNEQAREFLTKLRSKPGVSAVVLLSTCNRTEFYMFFTNEIARTAVIEVLCRRAGLEFSELKRYLYVYTENDCVRHLFRVAAGLDSMVLGETQILGQVKDAYQLALEAGTTGGYFNALFQQALAVGKRVRTETGIDKNPVSVSYAAVELAKQNLGSIEGRNVLVVGAGKMSELTVKHLIANGVTGVIVSNRSFERAEELASRFGGRAVRFDELYRWMERADIVISCTGASHYVIHAREMAEVMAKRRGAKIFMIDIAVPRDVEPAVATLPGIVLFDIDALQGVVDGNLAERQRIAAEAERIIEEEVEGFRRRQAEQAVIPTVVALKKLGEEIKQKELRRAFNRLGDLSDYERRVIMSLANSIANQLLHEPVRRLKDLALTSQGLFYAEAVQELFKLDLKENSAQEELPAAAKGKG; this is encoded by the coding sequence GTGTTTACGATCGTTATCGGTCTGAACCACCGGACGGCGCCAGTTGAGGTGCGGGAGCGGCTTTCCTTCTCGAACGAGCAGGCGCGAGAGTTTCTCACCAAGCTGCGGAGTAAGCCTGGAGTCTCCGCGGTTGTTCTCCTCTCCACCTGTAACCGTACCGAGTTTTATATGTTTTTCACGAACGAGATCGCCCGGACGGCCGTCATTGAGGTTCTCTGCCGGCGGGCGGGGCTTGAGTTTTCGGAATTGAAGCGTTATCTCTACGTTTATACGGAGAACGACTGCGTCCGCCACCTTTTCCGGGTGGCGGCCGGGCTTGATTCGATGGTTCTCGGCGAGACGCAGATCCTTGGTCAGGTAAAGGACGCCTATCAGTTGGCGCTGGAAGCTGGGACCACAGGGGGTTACTTCAACGCCCTTTTCCAGCAAGCACTGGCTGTGGGTAAGAGGGTGCGCACCGAGACGGGCATCGACAAGAACCCGGTTTCGGTGAGCTATGCTGCAGTGGAACTGGCCAAGCAGAACTTAGGGAGTATTGAGGGGCGGAACGTCTTAGTCGTCGGTGCAGGAAAGATGAGCGAGCTTACGGTGAAGCACCTTATCGCCAACGGGGTAACCGGGGTGATTGTTTCCAATCGTTCGTTTGAGCGGGCCGAGGAGCTGGCCTCCCGTTTTGGGGGACGGGCCGTCCGGTTTGACGAGCTCTACCGGTGGATGGAAAGGGCGGATATCGTCATTAGCTGTACGGGAGCGAGTCATTACGTGATCCATGCCCGGGAAATGGCCGAGGTGATGGCGAAACGGCGCGGGGCGAAGATTTTTATGATCGATATCGCGGTTCCCAGGGACGTCGAACCCGCGGTCGCGACCCTGCCGGGGATAGTGCTCTTCGATATCGATGCGCTGCAGGGAGTAGTCGACGGTAACCTTGCCGAAAGGCAAAGGATTGCGGCGGAAGCGGAAAGAATAATCGAGGAAGAGGTTGAGGGCTTTCGCCGCCGGCAGGCGGAGCAGGCGGTGATTCCTACCGTTGTAGCCCTTAAGAAGCTCGGCGAGGAGATAAAGCAGAAAGAGTTGCGCCGGGCCTTCAACCGTCTCGGTGACCTTTCCGATTACGAGCGCCGGGTGATTATGTCCCTGGCCAACAGCATCGCCAACCAGTTGCTGCACGAGCCTGTCCGGCGCTTGAAGGATCTGGCGTTAACCTCCCAGGGGCTTTTTTACGCCGAGGCGGTGCAGGAGCTCTTCAAACTCGACCTTAAAGAAAACTCCGCCCAGGAAGAACTCCCCGCGGCGGCGAAGGGGAAGGGATAG
- a CDS encoding precorrin-2 dehydrogenase/sirohydrochlorin ferrochelatase family protein, producing the protein MLYPAFIKLENRQCLVVGGGKVAARKVKMLLMCGAKVRVVSPQVVEELAALAAVGEIEWVRRGFVAGDTAGAFLVVSATDDREVNGQVARECAAGNILLNVVDQPEFCSFYVPSVIRRGELTVAISTGGKSPLLARKLREKLEKVFPPAYGEFLEYLGSLRREIISRYPAAKEEVLDKIVTPEVFSALEKNDVAAAKELVKGVYDRYRSEPPDGAS; encoded by the coding sequence TTGCTCTACCCTGCTTTTATTAAACTCGAAAACCGGCAGTGTCTGGTAGTAGGAGGCGGAAAGGTCGCCGCGCGGAAGGTTAAGATGTTGCTTATGTGCGGCGCAAAGGTCCGGGTGGTGAGCCCCCAGGTGGTTGAGGAGCTCGCTGCCCTGGCTGCGGTGGGAGAGATCGAATGGGTCCGGCGCGGCTTTGTGGCAGGCGATACGGCGGGTGCCTTCCTGGTGGTAAGCGCAACCGATGACCGGGAAGTGAACGGCCAGGTGGCCCGGGAGTGTGCGGCCGGGAATATTTTGCTCAATGTGGTCGACCAGCCTGAATTTTGCAGCTTCTACGTCCCTTCGGTCATCCGCCGGGGGGAGCTTACGGTAGCCATATCGACGGGAGGCAAGAGTCCTCTTCTCGCGCGAAAGCTAAGAGAAAAACTCGAAAAAGTTTTCCCGCCGGCTTATGGTGAATTCCTAGAGTACCTTGGCTCCCTGCGGCGGGAGATTATCAGCCGGTATCCTGCGGCAAAGGAAGAGGTGCTCGATAAGATTGTTACGCCGGAAGTCTTTAGTGCCCTCGAGAAAAACGATGTTGCTGCGGCCAAGGAGTTGGTAAAGGGTGTTTACGATCGTTATCGGTCTGAACCACCGGACGGCGCCAGTTGA
- a CDS encoding polyprenyl synthetase family protein: MFDFFCEIRDDLSYVEAELKRVVGEFDGVLGEAATHLCNAGGKRLRPAFALLSGHFGRYELEKVAPLAVAVELIHMATLVHDDVVDGAAVRRGRPTVQRLWGNRVAIRAGDTIFAKAIELVAGYPEPVVSRKLAATCMRVCTGEFAQAEACFNPRQTLRGYFWRIRSKTAYLIAAAAELGAVVCGAPRFISRELGRYGLAVGMAFQVVDDVLDIVADERVLGKATGGDIREGIATLPVIYVLRRSKKYHRRLLEILCAREKSDAEIKEAITIIQEEGGVAYSLEVARRFVRRAQEALRILPDIPTRDKLGAIAEFVVARQF; encoded by the coding sequence ATGTTTGATTTTTTTTGCGAAATAAGGGATGACCTGTCGTATGTTGAGGCAGAGCTCAAAAGGGTAGTCGGGGAGTTCGACGGCGTTCTCGGGGAAGCGGCGACACATCTTTGCAACGCGGGAGGAAAGCGGCTGCGACCCGCCTTCGCGCTTTTAAGCGGTCATTTCGGCCGCTACGAACTGGAGAAGGTGGCTCCGTTAGCGGTGGCCGTGGAGCTTATCCATATGGCAACACTGGTGCATGACGACGTGGTTGACGGGGCCGCCGTGCGGCGCGGCCGCCCCACGGTCCAGAGGCTTTGGGGGAACAGGGTGGCCATCCGCGCGGGCGATACCATCTTCGCGAAGGCTATCGAGTTAGTGGCGGGTTATCCGGAACCGGTGGTCAGCCGGAAATTGGCGGCGACCTGCATGCGGGTCTGCACCGGTGAGTTTGCCCAGGCGGAGGCCTGCTTTAACCCCCGCCAGACGTTGCGCGGTTATTTCTGGCGGATTCGCAGCAAAACAGCCTACCTTATCGCCGCCGCGGCCGAGCTTGGGGCGGTGGTTTGCGGTGCGCCGCGGTTTATCAGCCGGGAGTTAGGGCGGTACGGCCTGGCGGTCGGGATGGCTTTTCAGGTTGTTGATGACGTCCTGGATATAGTGGCGGACGAGCGTGTGCTCGGGAAAGCAACCGGAGGTGACATCCGGGAGGGGATCGCTACGCTCCCGGTGATTTATGTCCTCCGCCGCAGCAAAAAATACCACCGGCGCCTGTTAGAGATCCTTTGCGCCCGGGAGAAAAGCGATGCGGAGATTAAAGAGGCGATCACGATCATTCAGGAGGAAGGGGGCGTAGCCTACAGCCTGGAGGTGGCGCGGCGGTTTGTAAGGAGGGCGCAGGAGGCACTGCGGATTCTGCCGGATATTCCGACGCGAGACAAACTCGGCGCCATTGCGGAGTTTGTGGTTGCCCGTCAGTTTTGA
- a CDS encoding TraR/DksA C4-type zinc finger protein: MDAGLQDYFRERLHRDREELKRRIAGIEDEGLALPMRDAIGELSLYDNHPADVASELFERSKDLSLKEDAALKLRAIEDALAKMAAGRYGFCDACGAPIPLERLEAVPYTTMCASCKEKQESQGGLRRRPVEEELLKHPWARPGDESVIYDREDAWQDVAQHGLSTETEPLEEENRGSVTDVDDLAYYKSNGAYYQNFRLYRGKPRGGR, translated from the coding sequence GTGGATGCGGGGTTGCAGGATTACTTCCGGGAGCGGTTGCACCGCGACCGGGAAGAGCTAAAACGGCGTATTGCGGGCATTGAAGACGAGGGTCTGGCGCTGCCGATGCGGGACGCGATCGGCGAGCTTTCTCTTTACGACAACCACCCGGCAGATGTAGCCAGCGAACTCTTCGAGCGCTCCAAGGACCTATCCTTGAAAGAGGATGCGGCGCTGAAGCTGCGGGCGATTGAGGATGCGCTGGCGAAGATGGCGGCAGGGCGTTACGGCTTCTGCGACGCGTGCGGTGCGCCGATCCCTCTGGAAAGGCTCGAGGCGGTTCCCTACACGACGATGTGTGCCTCCTGCAAGGAAAAACAGGAAAGCCAGGGGGGGCTGCGGCGAAGGCCGGTGGAGGAGGAGCTCTTGAAGCATCCCTGGGCGCGCCCCGGCGATGAGAGTGTGATTTACGACCGGGAAGATGCCTGGCAGGACGTAGCGCAACACGGCCTTTCTACGGAAACGGAGCCGCTGGAAGAGGAGAACCGGGGTTCGGTCACGGATGTTGACGACCTTGCCTACTACAAGAGCAATGGGGCATACTACCAGAATTTCCGCCTTTACAGGGGTAAGCCCCGTGGCGGCCGGTAA
- a CDS encoding DUF5665 domain-containing protein gives MAVAEDKAVIRLLTEKIERLSVAMEKMRLAEYVHLLEHPWRLMYINLIAGIARGVGIAIGFTILGAVLVYVLRNLVAANLPGIGRFIAEVVRMVELHLY, from the coding sequence GTGGCGGTTGCGGAAGACAAGGCGGTCATTCGGTTACTCACAGAGAAGATCGAACGGCTGAGCGTAGCGATGGAAAAGATGCGCCTGGCCGAGTACGTCCACCTGCTCGAGCACCCCTGGCGGCTGATGTACATCAACCTCATCGCCGGTATCGCGCGGGGTGTTGGCATCGCCATTGGGTTTACGATTCTGGGAGCGGTCCTCGTTTACGTGTTGCGAAACTTGGTGGCGGCCAACCTTCCCGGAATCGGCAGGTTTATTGCTGAAGTCGTGCGGATGGTGGAGCTTCATCTGTACTGA